A window from Chitinophaga filiformis encodes these proteins:
- the lpxK gene encoding tetraacyldisaccharide 4'-kinase — translation MLKHLKILLYPFSLLYGLVMWVRNRFYDTNVLTAVEFDLPVVAVGNLSVGGTGKTPHVEHLIRILKDKYRVATLSRGYNRRSSGYLLANAASTAAQLGDEPMQFHRKFPDIEVCVGEERMLAIPQLLGERPETEVILLDDAFQHRSVKPGMNILITEYNRRFTKDHVVPFGRLREGRRGYERANCIIVSKCPPQLSVTEKAAIRQEIKPLPHQQLFFTSLKYGELYDMFSGTPVTAPADTTILLVCGIARPEPLLQQLKESYKNVFLLPFPDHYYYSVPDLEKINRELSNLPGSHKLVVTTEKDAVRLQLLEDRLRPMNIPIAVMPVEISFLYGEGESFNNYIFTYVDQFGSNHD, via the coding sequence ATGCTGAAACATCTGAAGATCTTATTATACCCTTTTTCACTGTTGTACGGCCTCGTGATGTGGGTCCGCAACCGTTTCTATGATACCAATGTACTCACTGCCGTGGAGTTTGACCTGCCCGTTGTTGCCGTAGGTAACCTGTCGGTAGGCGGTACCGGCAAGACGCCGCATGTAGAGCACCTCATCAGGATATTGAAAGATAAATACCGTGTAGCCACGCTCAGCCGGGGGTACAACCGGCGCAGCAGCGGCTACCTGCTGGCCAATGCTGCCAGCACGGCGGCACAACTGGGCGATGAACCCATGCAGTTCCATCGTAAATTCCCGGATATAGAGGTCTGCGTAGGTGAAGAACGCATGCTGGCCATACCACAGCTGCTGGGAGAACGCCCCGAAACAGAAGTGATACTGCTGGACGACGCCTTCCAGCACCGCTCTGTGAAACCGGGCATGAACATCCTGATCACCGAATACAACCGCCGTTTTACCAAAGACCACGTAGTGCCTTTCGGCCGCCTGCGCGAAGGCCGTAGGGGCTATGAAAGGGCCAACTGTATCATTGTGTCCAAATGCCCGCCGCAACTGTCCGTTACAGAAAAAGCCGCCATCAGGCAGGAGATCAAACCCCTGCCACATCAGCAACTGTTCTTTACTTCTCTGAAATATGGCGAGCTATATGACATGTTCAGCGGCACCCCGGTTACCGCGCCTGCCGATACCACCATACTCCTCGTCTGTGGTATTGCCCGCCCGGAGCCGCTTTTACAACAACTGAAGGAAAGCTATAAAAACGTGTTCCTCCTGCCTTTTCCGGATCATTATTACTATTCCGTCCCTGATCTGGAGAAAATCAACAGGGAACTCAGCAACCTTCCCGGCAGCCACAAACTGGTGGTAACAACGGAAAAGGACGCGGTAAGACTACAACTGCTCGAAGACCGCCTGCGTCCCATGAACATACCCATCGCCGTTATGCCGGTCGAAATATCTTTCCTCTACGGGGAAGGAGAATCATTTAATAATTATATTTTTACTTACGTGGATCAGTTTGGAAGTAACCATGATTAA
- a CDS encoding Smr/MutS family protein codes for MKFEIGDKILLLHSKEEGTVVDIINADMVMVEVGKVTFPVYLDQIDFPYFHRFTTPKPAPPPQKIQGYDIKPEKKKYEDNIRMSRGMFLSILPVFRMDAYEEHVQSLKFHLLNETSEAYRFNFQVWLRNSMEMEIRNEIQPFSNFYLSDLLFESLNDSPRLEFVFFPKEKNDKLAPSFPKTWKPKVKQLFLQLSELQARRDATLSQLLFEKYPEKSKNDKPYFDASSIGSLSASGTAAVPVAPEPPAQPKYELDLHIEMLVKEWRGLKNIEILAIQLNEFVHYLELAIVHHQHSMIVIHGVGKGKLKDEIHAILRDTPEVERFVNEYHPRYGYGATEIFFRH; via the coding sequence ATGAAGTTTGAGATTGGCGATAAAATATTACTGCTACATTCCAAAGAGGAGGGGACGGTTGTCGACATCATCAATGCCGATATGGTAATGGTAGAGGTGGGCAAAGTAACCTTTCCGGTGTATCTTGACCAGATAGACTTCCCTTATTTCCATCGCTTTACCACGCCCAAGCCGGCACCGCCGCCGCAAAAGATCCAGGGCTATGACATTAAGCCGGAAAAGAAGAAATATGAAGATAATATCCGGATGAGCCGGGGAATGTTCCTGTCTATATTGCCTGTTTTCAGGATGGACGCTTATGAAGAGCATGTCCAGTCACTCAAATTTCACCTGCTGAATGAAACCAGCGAGGCCTACCGTTTCAACTTCCAGGTATGGTTGCGGAACAGCATGGAAATGGAGATCCGTAATGAGATCCAGCCGTTCAGTAACTTTTACCTGTCAGACCTCCTGTTTGAGTCGCTGAATGACAGCCCCCGGCTGGAGTTCGTTTTCTTCCCGAAGGAGAAAAATGATAAACTGGCGCCTTCCTTCCCGAAAACATGGAAGCCGAAGGTAAAGCAGCTCTTCCTGCAGCTTTCTGAACTGCAGGCAAGGAGGGATGCTACGCTGAGCCAGCTGTTGTTTGAAAAATACCCGGAGAAAAGCAAGAATGATAAGCCTTATTTCGACGCCAGCAGTATAGGATCCCTATCAGCAAGCGGTACAGCGGCGGTTCCTGTAGCACCTGAGCCGCCGGCGCAGCCTAAATATGAACTTGACCTGCATATAGAAATGCTGGTAAAAGAGTGGCGTGGACTTAAGAACATTGAGATACTGGCTATACAGCTGAATGAATTCGTACACTACCTGGAACTGGCCATTGTACATCACCAGCACAGCATGATCGTCATCCATGGGGTAGGGAAGGGCAAACTGAAAGATGAGATCCACGCTATTCTGCGGGATACGCCTGAGGTAGAGCGTTTCGTGAACGAATACCATCCCCGTTATGGCTATGGCGCTACCGAGATATTTTTCCGGCACTAG
- a CDS encoding polyprenyl synthetase family protein has translation MHSFKDLTIRFGEHFSKEQFPEQPKKLYNAASHILNIGGKRIRPVLSIMGNELFDEIHPDAFEVGTAVELFHNFTLVHDDIMDKAPLRRNQPTVHTLYGETAAILAGDVMLIKVYEYLNKVQPHYKQKLITAFNKAAIEVCEGQQIDMDFEEMEPEQVCYDDYVNMIALKTSVLLAASLKMGAIIGGGSEYNQQHLYEFGKNIGIAFQIQDDYLDAFGDPEKFGKQQGGDILVNKKTFLLLKALELCNPVQRKKLKELLAASPDDKVAQVLELFHDCKVDTWAEKEKERFQQLAFEHLERIAVISNRKKPLTELANYLLNREH, from the coding sequence ATGCATTCATTTAAAGACCTGACGATCCGGTTTGGAGAACATTTCAGTAAAGAACAATTCCCTGAGCAGCCGAAGAAACTGTACAATGCTGCCAGCCATATCCTGAATATAGGCGGAAAGCGTATCAGGCCCGTGCTGAGTATAATGGGCAATGAACTGTTTGATGAGATCCACCCGGATGCATTTGAGGTGGGTACCGCCGTGGAACTGTTCCATAACTTCACACTGGTGCATGATGATATTATGGACAAGGCCCCCCTGCGCCGTAACCAGCCTACCGTGCATACCCTGTATGGTGAGACGGCGGCCATACTGGCGGGAGATGTGATGCTGATCAAAGTATATGAATACCTGAACAAAGTGCAGCCGCATTATAAACAGAAACTGATCACGGCCTTTAACAAGGCGGCGATAGAAGTATGCGAGGGACAGCAGATAGACATGGACTTCGAAGAGATGGAGCCTGAACAGGTATGTTATGATGACTATGTGAACATGATTGCGCTGAAAACCTCCGTATTGCTGGCAGCCAGCCTGAAAATGGGCGCTATCATCGGCGGTGGCAGTGAATATAACCAGCAGCATTTATACGAATTCGGTAAGAATATAGGGATCGCCTTCCAGATCCAGGACGACTACCTGGACGCATTCGGTGACCCGGAGAAGTTCGGTAAACAACAGGGCGGTGACATCCTGGTGAACAAGAAGACCTTCCTGCTGTTAAAGGCCCTGGAGCTGTGTAACCCGGTACAGCGGAAAAAACTGAAAGAACTGCTGGCGGCCAGCCCGGATGATAAGGTGGCGCAGGTACTGGAGCTATTCCACGATTGTAAGGTGGACACCTGGGCGGAAAAGGAAAAGGAACGTTTCCAGCAGCTTGCTTTTGAACATCTTGAACGTATTGCAGTGATCTCTAACCGTAAAAAACCGCTGACAGAACTGGCCAACTACCTGTTGAACAGGGAACATTAA
- a CDS encoding DUF4870 domain-containing protein, with the protein MQQQEERNWALAMHLGGLAGMLFIPPAGNIIVALVLWLVKRNESDFLNQTGKEALNFQITLSIVNVVLNLFGMINHWDWAWGRPGFHYWDITDISLFHGTRGIVYLVNIIFSVIAATKAHNGVLYRYPLSWRLVK; encoded by the coding sequence ATGCAACAACAAGAAGAAAGAAACTGGGCGCTCGCCATGCACCTGGGAGGTCTTGCCGGCATGCTGTTCATACCGCCTGCAGGCAATATCATCGTCGCGTTAGTCCTCTGGCTGGTCAAACGCAACGAATCAGACTTCCTGAATCAAACCGGAAAAGAAGCGCTTAACTTCCAGATCACATTGAGTATCGTGAACGTCGTTCTCAACCTCTTTGGTATGATCAACCATTGGGATTGGGCCTGGGGAAGACCTGGCTTTCACTACTGGGATATAACAGATATTTCCCTTTTCCATGGCACACGTGGGATCGTTTACCTGGTGAATATTATATTCTCTGTTATCGCAGCAACGAAGGCGCACAACGGGGTATTGTACAGGTATCCGCTGAGCTGGAGACTTGTGAAGTAA
- a CDS encoding amino acid permease, with translation MSKSLFRKKSIISILQDSHDGLTDAHGGGGLNKVLRVRDLTALGIAAVIGAGIFSTIGEASYHGGPGVSLLFIITAVTCGFSALCYAEFASRVPVSGSAYTYSYVTFGELAAWVIGWALILEYAIGNIAVAISWSGYFNNLLAGIGKAVGVNLSFPGWLASNYDSASPELYAAAPHIAGIPIILNLPAFIIVVLVTYLAYVGIRESKKSANFMVGLKILVILFVIVVGAFYVNVDNWSPFMPNGFSGVLKGVSAVFFAYIGFDAISTTAEECSNPQRDLPRGMIYSLIICTVLYILIAFVLTGMVSYSQLKVEDPLAFVFNAVNLPKVSFLISVSAVIATTSVLLVFQIGQPRIWMSMSRDGLLPKKFSTIHRKFKTPSFATIVTGFLVGIPALFLNLTIVTDLTSIGTLFAFILVCGGVLLLPPQEKDPNSRRFRLPYINGQFIVPAIIVLFAYLFRNELPQRFSFAGGWDVWKHNIPFFFFVVAALTFTILSFLKKLSLIPVLGLLSCFYLMTEIGFRNWVVFFVWLLIGLTIYFCYGYKKSKLAQA, from the coding sequence ATGTCCAAATCGCTTTTTCGTAAGAAATCTATTATCAGTATACTGCAAGACAGTCACGATGGTTTGACGGATGCGCATGGCGGAGGGGGACTAAACAAAGTGTTACGGGTGCGGGACCTGACCGCTTTAGGTATTGCCGCAGTGATCGGCGCGGGTATCTTTTCTACCATCGGGGAGGCCTCTTATCATGGAGGGCCTGGTGTTTCCTTACTTTTTATTATTACGGCCGTCACCTGCGGGTTTTCTGCGCTCTGTTATGCGGAGTTTGCGTCCCGTGTACCGGTATCCGGCAGTGCTTATACTTATTCCTATGTGACTTTCGGGGAACTGGCCGCCTGGGTGATCGGGTGGGCGCTCATCCTCGAATATGCCATCGGGAATATAGCCGTAGCCATTTCCTGGAGTGGGTATTTCAATAACCTGCTGGCAGGTATTGGTAAGGCTGTAGGGGTAAACCTGTCATTCCCCGGCTGGCTGGCCAGCAATTACGACAGTGCCTCGCCTGAGCTGTACGCTGCAGCGCCACATATTGCAGGCATTCCGATCATCCTGAACCTGCCGGCCTTTATCATCGTGGTGCTGGTTACTTACCTGGCCTATGTGGGCATCCGGGAAAGTAAAAAGAGCGCCAATTTCATGGTAGGCCTCAAGATACTGGTGATCCTCTTTGTGATCGTGGTAGGGGCCTTTTATGTGAATGTAGACAACTGGAGCCCTTTTATGCCGAACGGCTTTTCCGGGGTGTTGAAGGGCGTGTCTGCGGTGTTCTTCGCCTATATTGGGTTTGATGCCATCAGTACAACAGCCGAAGAGTGCTCCAATCCGCAACGCGATCTGCCAAGGGGCATGATCTATTCACTGATCATCTGTACAGTATTGTATATACTTATTGCTTTTGTATTGACAGGAATGGTGTCTTATTCGCAACTGAAAGTGGAAGATCCATTGGCGTTTGTATTCAATGCAGTCAACCTGCCTAAGGTGAGTTTCCTCATTTCGGTAAGTGCGGTAATAGCCACCACCAGTGTGCTGCTGGTATTCCAGATCGGGCAGCCCCGTATCTGGATGAGTATGAGCCGCGATGGTCTGCTGCCGAAGAAATTCAGCACTATCCACCGTAAGTTCAAAACGCCTTCCTTTGCTACCATCGTAACAGGTTTCCTGGTGGGTATTCCGGCCTTGTTCCTGAACCTGACCATTGTAACTGACCTGACCAGTATCGGCACCCTCTTTGCCTTTATCCTGGTGTGCGGAGGAGTATTGCTGCTGCCGCCGCAGGAAAAAGACCCTAATTCCAGGCGTTTCAGGCTGCCGTATATCAACGGACAGTTCATTGTGCCTGCTATCATCGTCCTTTTCGCCTACCTGTTCCGGAATGAACTGCCGCAGCGTTTTTCCTTTGCAGGCGGCTGGGATGTCTGGAAACATAATATTCCTTTCTTCTTCTTCGTGGTGGCGGCGCTGACCTTCACCATACTTTCCTTCCTTAAAAAGCTATCACTGATCCCGGTGTTGGGGTTATTAAGCTGTTTCTACCTGATGACGGAGATCGGGTTCCGGAACTGGGTGGTATTTTTCGTCTGGCTGCTGATCGGTCTGACCATCTACTTCTGTTACGGTTATAAGAAAAGTAAGCTGGCGCAAGCATAA
- a CDS encoding S8 family serine peptidase gives MKSNRAMAVMAGGIVLMTALTTANPTYAQSSATPRNWHLLNYAQDSVFGTGVEKAYNELLKGRKSSPILVAVIDSGIDTLHEDLKSVLWVNPKEIPGNGIDDDGNGYVDDIHGWNFLGGKDGRSIKEDSDEATREYYRYKSLYGNPDSALDKQSKEYSYWQKLQGKVSRPSGESKVTYKTMLKLQESLRKCETLITGYLHQNDFNAAKLDSIQTTDQDVMVAKKFLLRIFQNTGEENLNYSELKSEFDEYLAELKKKAELADNEAPVDKRADIIGDNVNDINDKYYGNNDVMGQFGFHGTHVSGIIAAARNNGIGIDGINNNVRIMMVKAVPDGDERDKDVALAIRYAVDNGARVINMSFGKGFSPHKDWVDAAVKYAEEKGVLLVHAAGNDGSDNDVVDNFPNPDFADHSGRANNYITVGASGSGKNGKVASFSNYGKKNVDVFAPGVQIYSTVPGGNKYGSASGTSMAAPVVAGVAALVLSYHPELTAQQLKYILVKSATPLPDGTKEVTKPGSPDMKVPFADLSISGGLVNAYEALKLADSMDTNKDLRKKKKKARMEAVKKG, from the coding sequence ATGAAATCTAACAGAGCTATGGCAGTCATGGCTGGTGGTATTGTGTTGATGACTGCTCTTACTACCGCTAACCCGACTTATGCCCAATCTTCAGCAACTCCCAGGAACTGGCACCTATTGAACTATGCGCAGGATAGTGTGTTCGGTACAGGTGTTGAAAAAGCATATAATGAGCTGCTGAAAGGCAGGAAAAGCAGCCCGATATTGGTAGCTGTGATAGATTCCGGTATTGATACACTGCATGAAGATCTGAAATCTGTCCTTTGGGTAAACCCCAAAGAAATTCCCGGCAATGGCATTGACGATGACGGAAACGGCTATGTAGACGACATCCATGGATGGAATTTCCTTGGTGGTAAGGATGGTCGTAGTATAAAGGAAGACAGTGACGAGGCTACCCGTGAATACTACCGCTACAAGAGCCTTTACGGTAATCCTGATTCTGCGCTCGACAAGCAATCCAAGGAATACAGCTACTGGCAGAAATTGCAGGGCAAGGTGTCCCGGCCTTCCGGCGAAAGCAAGGTTACTTACAAAACCATGCTGAAACTGCAGGAAAGCCTGCGTAAATGTGAGACCCTCATTACCGGTTACCTGCACCAGAATGACTTCAACGCCGCCAAACTGGATAGTATTCAAACTACCGACCAGGATGTAATGGTGGCGAAGAAATTCCTGCTGCGCATTTTCCAGAATACCGGCGAGGAAAATCTCAACTATTCCGAACTGAAATCAGAATTTGACGAATACCTGGCAGAACTGAAAAAGAAGGCAGAACTGGCCGACAACGAAGCGCCGGTAGATAAACGTGCTGACATTATCGGCGATAACGTGAACGACATCAACGATAAATACTACGGTAACAATGATGTAATGGGACAATTCGGTTTCCATGGTACACACGTTTCCGGTATCATTGCTGCTGCCAGGAACAACGGCATTGGTATAGACGGCATTAATAATAATGTGCGCATCATGATGGTGAAAGCCGTTCCCGATGGCGATGAACGCGATAAAGACGTAGCCCTGGCCATCCGTTATGCGGTGGACAACGGCGCACGTGTGATCAATATGAGCTTTGGTAAAGGCTTCTCCCCTCATAAAGACTGGGTAGATGCGGCTGTGAAATATGCAGAAGAGAAAGGTGTCCTGCTGGTACATGCTGCAGGTAATGATGGCAGCGATAATGACGTGGTGGACAACTTCCCTAATCCTGATTTTGCAGATCATTCCGGACGAGCGAACAACTATATCACAGTAGGCGCCAGCGGTAGCGGCAAAAACGGTAAAGTGGCCAGCTTCTCCAACTATGGTAAAAAGAATGTTGACGTCTTTGCACCCGGTGTACAGATCTATTCTACGGTACCCGGTGGTAATAAATACGGTAGTGCCAGCGGTACCAGTATGGCGGCTCCGGTAGTAGCAGGCGTAGCTGCGCTGGTGCTCTCCTACCATCCGGAACTTACTGCACAACAGTTAAAGTACATCCTGGTGAAATCAGCTACTCCTTTGCCCGATGGAACGAAGGAAGTGACCAAACCAGGATCTCCCGATATGAAGGTGCCTTTTGCAGATCTGTCTATTTCCGGAGGATTGGTGAATGCGTACGAGGCCCTGAAACTGGCGGATAGTATGGATACGAACAAGGATCTGAGAAAGAAGAAAAAGAAGGCCAGGATGGAGGCCGTTAAAAAAGGGTAA
- the bioD gene encoding dethiobiotin synthase: MSERIFITGIGTGVGKTVTSACVVEALQADYWKPVQTGLTEGTDTDTVKSLISNPVSVCHREAYCLEAPASPHLAARLEDVNINVKEILEQAHRIQPSGRSLVIEGAGGLMVPLTEQVFTIDFIQQLEAKVIIVARNYLGSINHALLTAQVLRQRAIPVLGWIFSGEYHSNETEVVGWSGYPLLGRIPHTALVDRAFVKEQAEKLSLW; encoded by the coding sequence ATGAGTGAACGGATTTTTATAACCGGGATAGGTACCGGGGTAGGGAAAACAGTCACATCGGCCTGTGTAGTGGAAGCACTGCAGGCGGACTACTGGAAACCCGTACAAACAGGATTAACAGAGGGGACAGACACAGATACGGTAAAAAGTTTGATATCAAACCCGGTATCGGTATGCCACCGGGAAGCTTATTGTCTGGAAGCGCCAGCCTCGCCACACCTGGCTGCCAGACTGGAAGATGTGAACATTAACGTAAAAGAGATACTTGAACAGGCACACCGCATTCAGCCATCCGGCAGGTCGCTGGTCATAGAAGGGGCCGGAGGACTAATGGTTCCCCTGACGGAACAGGTCTTCACCATAGATTTTATTCAGCAACTGGAGGCGAAGGTCATTATTGTGGCCCGGAACTACCTGGGTAGCATCAACCATGCATTGCTCACTGCGCAGGTATTGCGGCAACGTGCCATCCCTGTACTGGGCTGGATCTTCAGCGGAGAATACCACAGCAATGAAACCGAAGTGGTAGGGTGGAGCGGTTACCCCCTGCTGGGACGGATACCTCACACTGCGCTGGTTGACAGGGCTTTTGTGAAGGAACAGGCAGAAAAGCTATCTTTGTGGTAA
- a CDS encoding DoxX family protein, with amino-acid sequence MNLLQRIDRWGERHHPRWLDGIRVLLGVFLFYKGVVFIQNIDVLKSVIDQSPWLTVMSFWLAHYIVFAHLLGGLLIIFGLLTRVAILAQIPILLGAIFFVHTAVGLNATGIFNVHAETGLSILVLLLLVFFLVEGSGPISFDDYMRRHPA; translated from the coding sequence ATGAATCTGCTACAACGAATTGACCGTTGGGGCGAACGCCATCATCCCCGCTGGCTTGATGGCATCCGTGTCCTGTTAGGTGTATTTTTATTCTACAAAGGGGTGGTTTTCATACAGAATATTGATGTACTTAAATCTGTGATCGACCAAAGTCCATGGCTCACAGTAATGTCTTTCTGGCTTGCACATTATATCGTCTTTGCTCACTTGCTCGGAGGTCTTCTAATTATTTTCGGTTTACTTACACGTGTGGCTATCCTGGCCCAGATTCCAATCCTTTTAGGCGCTATCTTTTTTGTACATACCGCGGTAGGCTTAAACGCTACGGGGATTTTCAATGTACATGCAGAGACCGGCCTTTCTATCCTTGTTCTGCTGCTTCTGGTATTCTTCCTGGTAGAAGGCAGCGGCCCCATATCCTTCGACGATTATATGCGCCGTCATCCGGCTTGA
- the rnr gene encoding ribonuclease R has translation MTKKKKPQKHSSQKKTFRGTVQITRSGMSFVIIEGQEKDVMVRQKNLNTALDGDDVLVDVIKQGKNEGRMEGVITEIVKRKKIEFTGTLQVNKGFAFLVPEKGLFMPDIYIPANSMKNAKNGDKAVVRVVAWGEKTRKPVGEIVEVLDASNTNDLAMKEILIESGFPLSFPDEVMKELAEISENIDAEEIKKRKDYRKILTFTIDPVDAKDFDDAISIRKLRGSWYEVGVHIADVSHYVLPDTALDKEADKRATSVYLPDRVLPMLPEKISNELCSLRPHEDKLTFSAVFKMNDKGEIKEHWLGRTVIHSNHRFTYEQVQDVIESGEGPYQDEVLLLNKIAQTLRKQRFENGAINFSSQEVRFQLDENAKPVGIIVKESKEAHQLIEELMLLANRTVAEYVYNIRIGTNQHVPFPYRVHDTPDEEKLRVFSGFARKFGHKLEIDNPDKLARSFNEMLQLAHGKPEQHVLETLGIRTMAKAAYTVDDIGHYGLGFDHYCHFTSPIRRYPDVLVHRVLQQCLTHDIHPDKQMEKKCKHSSEMERKAMDAERAANKYKQVEYMQQYIGEEFDGVVSGVAHFGFWVETVDTKCEGLVSIHNMTTKDEFKYDENEYALIGMFTGRKIRIGDKVRIQVVAANLVKRQLDYDLVEEGGEAPMPSRRSARTSVAERPARKSAAADRKESKTKGKKKDPANKKKPASAKKQASSSRKKP, from the coding sequence ATGACTAAAAAGAAGAAACCTCAAAAACACAGCAGCCAGAAGAAAACCTTCCGCGGCACTGTACAGATAACCCGCTCCGGGATGTCCTTTGTAATTATTGAAGGACAGGAGAAGGACGTGATGGTCCGCCAGAAAAACCTGAATACTGCCCTCGATGGAGACGACGTACTTGTTGATGTGATCAAACAGGGCAAGAACGAAGGTCGTATGGAAGGGGTGATAACGGAAATCGTTAAACGTAAAAAGATTGAGTTCACCGGTACCCTGCAGGTCAACAAAGGCTTCGCTTTCCTGGTGCCGGAAAAGGGGCTGTTCATGCCCGATATATATATCCCTGCCAATTCCATGAAGAATGCGAAGAACGGGGACAAGGCCGTCGTGCGTGTCGTAGCCTGGGGCGAAAAAACACGCAAACCGGTAGGCGAGATCGTGGAAGTGCTGGACGCCAGCAATACCAACGACCTGGCCATGAAGGAGATCCTGATAGAAAGCGGATTCCCGCTCAGTTTCCCTGATGAGGTCATGAAAGAACTGGCGGAGATCAGCGAGAATATCGACGCGGAAGAAATAAAGAAGAGGAAAGACTACCGTAAGATCCTTACGTTCACGATCGACCCTGTTGATGCGAAGGATTTTGATGATGCCATCTCTATCCGTAAGCTGCGTGGCAGCTGGTATGAAGTAGGCGTGCATATTGCAGACGTGAGCCATTATGTACTGCCCGATACTGCACTGGATAAAGAAGCCGACAAACGCGCCACTTCCGTATACCTGCCTGACCGCGTGCTGCCAATGCTGCCTGAAAAGATCTCCAATGAGCTGTGCTCCCTGCGTCCGCATGAAGACAAGCTCACCTTCTCTGCCGTTTTCAAGATGAATGATAAGGGAGAGATTAAGGAACACTGGCTGGGGAGAACGGTGATACATTCCAATCACCGCTTTACCTACGAGCAGGTGCAGGATGTCATTGAATCAGGCGAAGGTCCTTACCAGGATGAAGTGCTGCTGTTGAATAAGATTGCCCAGACATTGCGCAAACAACGTTTTGAGAATGGCGCCATCAATTTCTCCTCCCAGGAAGTACGCTTCCAGCTGGATGAGAATGCAAAACCGGTCGGCATCATCGTGAAAGAAAGCAAGGAAGCCCACCAGCTGATCGAAGAGCTGATGCTGCTGGCCAACAGGACTGTGGCGGAGTATGTATACAATATCCGCATCGGAACCAACCAGCATGTACCATTCCCCTACCGGGTACACGATACGCCTGACGAGGAAAAGCTGCGGGTATTCTCCGGCTTTGCCCGTAAGTTTGGTCATAAACTGGAAATCGATAACCCGGATAAACTGGCCCGTTCCTTCAATGAAATGTTGCAGCTGGCACACGGTAAACCGGAACAGCATGTACTGGAAACCCTGGGTATCCGTACCATGGCCAAAGCCGCCTATACAGTCGACGATATCGGCCACTATGGACTGGGATTTGACCACTACTGTCACTTCACCTCGCCGATACGCCGTTATCCCGACGTACTTGTACACCGCGTGCTGCAGCAATGCCTGACACACGACATCCATCCTGACAAACAGATGGAGAAGAAGTGCAAGCACTCCTCTGAAATGGAACGTAAGGCCATGGATGCGGAAAGAGCTGCCAATAAATATAAACAGGTGGAATACATGCAGCAGTACATCGGCGAAGAATTTGACGGTGTGGTGAGTGGCGTGGCGCATTTCGGCTTCTGGGTGGAAACGGTAGATACCAAATGTGAGGGCCTGGTGAGCATTCATAACATGACCACTAAAGACGAGTTCAAATACGATGAGAACGAGTATGCACTGATCGGTATGTTTACCGGCAGGAAGATCCGTATAGGTGATAAAGTAAGGATACAGGTGGTTGCTGCCAACCTGGTGAAGCGACAACTGGATTATGACCTGGTGGAAGAGGGCGGAGAAGCGCCTATGCCATCACGGAGGTCTGCCCGTACATCCGTTGCTGAAAGACCTGCACGCAAATCTGCGGCTGCCGACAGAAAGGAAAGCAAGACCAAGGGAAAAAAGAAAGATCCGGCTAATAAGAAGAAACCTGCATCTGCAAAGAAGCAGGCTTCCTCTTCCCGTAAAAAGCCATAA
- a CDS encoding 5-formyltetrahydrofolate cyclo-ligase, with translation MLTKKDIRKQYLEKRLNLPDDVIATLNRELLDQCRQLDLSAFRMAHIFLPITEKKEADTFALVHWAREVYPQLQWALSRSDMRNATMEHFLWKPETVLVRNAYGIPEPAGGIPLLSSEMDLVFVPMLAFDKNGQRVGYGKGMYDRFLKECLPTVTTIGLSLFEPVETIADVNENDVPLHMVITPQTIYDFKKS, from the coding sequence TTGTTAACAAAAAAGGATATACGAAAGCAATACCTGGAAAAACGTTTAAACCTTCCGGACGATGTGATTGCCACCCTGAACAGGGAGTTATTGGACCAATGCCGGCAGCTGGACCTCAGCGCTTTCAGAATGGCACACATTTTTCTTCCTATCACAGAAAAGAAAGAAGCGGACACATTCGCACTGGTGCACTGGGCCAGGGAAGTCTATCCCCAATTGCAATGGGCGCTGTCAAGGTCGGATATGCGCAATGCAACGATGGAGCACTTCCTCTGGAAACCGGAAACCGTACTGGTCAGGAATGCCTATGGTATACCGGAACCCGCCGGCGGGATCCCCTTACTTTCCTCCGAGATGGACCTGGTTTTTGTACCTATGCTCGCATTTGATAAAAACGGGCAAAGGGTGGGATACGGAAAAGGCATGTATGACCGTTTCCTGAAGGAATGCCTGCCAACAGTGACCACCATTGGCCTGTCATTGTTTGAACCGGTGGAGACTATTGCAGATGTGAACGAAAACGATGTTCCCCTGCACATGGTCATCACGCCGCAAACAATTTATGATTTCAAAAAAAGCTAA